From the Corythoichthys intestinalis isolate RoL2023-P3 chromosome 13, ASM3026506v1, whole genome shotgun sequence genome, one window contains:
- the LOC130927756 gene encoding amphoterin-induced protein 2-like, whose translation MCPTASRLMRQSSVHPAAAALLLSLCLGFTPWALACPPGCICASDIVSCSGSNLSTLPPDLPDYAARVDLSHNSLTALPADWIRRPFDRLAALLLGRNSIRQIEANAFAVTPRLLHLDLSSNKLSVLNSSIFSGLAELRELLLFGNQIVQINPNAFSGLRSLVKLYLSGNGLTSLPVILLDGGGPLNLTFLDVSSNKIIRVHVHMLLTLSRHAGIYLQGNPLTCDCALLGLLEYWTWKQYLPLLDFKDDYLCRDDTVLKLNCTTDEVVPVEAGSYQVDPGKWLRLPCPGFSSNDPAVFWVTPTTVLNSSAHDPNAHLAVLPNGSLEIRGALTEDSGTYACVAARGRETSPEVNVVVGNLSSVAASGSAHRGGGEHFNTAFTTLASCVVSIILVLLYLYLTPCRCRENRGGASRGCGGRAIILCSDPRDVESGQRRSNGKRVAFLEPQMEDGDTAGAKSPVINTSHASTEGILKNGNRTVGQSPTDTTLIV comes from the coding sequence ATGTGTCCAACTGCGTCCCGTCTCATGCGCCAGAGCAGCGTCCACCCCGCGGCCGCCGCTTTGCTTCTTTCCCTTTGTCTCGGCTTCACTCCGTGGGCACTCGCGTGCCCGCCAGGTTGCATTTGCGCTAGCGATATCGTTTCCTGCAGCGGCAGCAATCTGTCGACGCTGCCCCCCGACCTCCCCGATTACGCGGCGCGCGTAGACCTGAGCCACAATTCCCTGACCGCTCTGCCCGCCGATTGGATTCGTCGCCCTTTCGACCGGCTGGCCGCGCTGCTTCTCGGCCGCAATAGCATCAGGCAAATTGAGGCCAACGCCTTCGCGGTGACACCTCGTCTCCTACACTTGGATCTGTCGTCCAACAAACTATCAGTGCTCAATTCATCTATCTTCAGTGGCCTGGCCGAGTTGAGAGAGCTGCTGCTGTTCGGTAACCAGATTGTCCAGATCAATCCTAACGCCTTTAGCGGTCTCCGCAGCCTGGTCAAGCTCTACCTGTCTGGAAACGGGCTGACATCCCTCCCTGTAATTCTCCTTGATGGAGGGGGGCCGCTCAACCTGACCTTTCTAGACGTGTCATCCAACAAAATCATCAGGGTGCACGTTCACATGCTGCTCACCCTGAGCCGACATGCTGGAATTTATTTGCAGGGAAACCCTCTCACGTGCGACTGCGCTTTACTCGGTCTACTCGAGTATTGGACTTGGAAACAGTATCTCCCTTTGTTGGACTTTAAAGACGACTACCTATGCAGGGATGACACCGTGCTCAAGCTAAATTGCACCACGGATGAGGTGGTTCCCGTCGAGGCGGGAAGCTATCAAGTCGATCCGGGAAAATGGTTGCGGTTGCCGTGCCCTGGCTTTTCCTCGAACGATCCAGCAGTTTTCTGGGTGACCCCCACAACAGTGCTGAATAGTTCAGCTCACGATCCAAACGCTCACCTCGCGGTCCTCCCCAATGGCTCCCTGGAGATAAGAGGAGCGCTAACGGAGGACTCCGGTACCTACGCTTGCGTAGCGGCACGCGGCCGCGAAACGTCCCCCGAGGTCAACGTGGTCGTGGGAAACCTGAGTTCCGTCGCCGCTAGTGGTTCAGCCCATCGTGGCGGAGGCGAGCATTTCAACACAGCTTTCACCACCTTGGCTTCCTGTGTTGTTAGCATCATACTGGTGCTCCTCTATCTTTACTTGACGCCCTGTCGGTGCAGGGAAAACAGAGGCGGTGCCTCCAGAGGGTGCGGGGGGCGAGCGATCATCCTCTGTTCCGACCCTAGGGACGTCGAGTCGGGACAGCGGCGGTCCAACGGGAAAAGGGTAGCATTCTTAGAGCCCCAAATGGAAGACGGTGATACCGCTGGTGCAAAGTCACCGGTCATCAACACAAGTCACGCTAGCACCGAGGGAATCCTTAAAAACGGAAACAGGACAGTGGGACAGAGCCCCACAGACACAACCCTCATTGTATAA